Sequence from the Paenibacillus riograndensis SBR5 genome:
TTGAAGCTTCCGCACAATGATGATTATTTAAAAGCCGATTTAGCTGCTGCTTCACTAAATGAAGATATAGCAGCCGCCGAAGGCCCTCGCTAAGCACGCTTATGGCTTAACCCGAAGTTTATTTGCACAAAAAAAAGAAACACCCTGCTCAGCTTAGAAAGCTGATTCGGCGGCGGACGTATGAAAAGGAGAAATGCTCCCGGTCATACGTCCGCCGAGGTGTTTCAAATGATGTCGGCTTAGCTGTATTATAACAACGGGATGATGCTGTATCTGTGACAGTTATCACACTAAATGCCGGACATCACATTTTTTCCAGTATAATCCGCGAGCCCCCGCCTCCCTGCTCTGCCGGGATGACAACCAGCTTGCGGGGCAGACGTGCTCTTAGTTCGGGAACGTGGCTGATAATGCCTACAGAGAGCTGATCATTATGCAATCTTTCGAGCGAAGTGATAACAGTATCGAGCAGATCCGGGTCCAGTGTGCCGAAGCCTTCATCCAGAAAAAAGAACTGCAGCGGGTACTGCCCGCGAAGCTGAATCTGCGCCGAAAGCGCCAGCGCCAGGGACAAAGAGGTCAGGAAGGTCTCCCCGCCGGACAAAGTGGATACAGGACGCCGCACTCCGCCATTCCCGTCATCCCGAATCACAAACCCTCCCCCGGAATCAACCTCAAGCGCATAACGCTGCTTGCTCAGGAAACGCAGCCGCTGTGAAGCGGCCTGGCAGACCTGCATCAGCTGCTCCTCGGCAATATACTCCACAAAAGCATTTCCGCGCAGCACCGTTTGCAGCTTGGACAGCCGGTCCTGAAGGGCCGCATGCTCCGCACGCTCGCCTTCCAGCTCCATCCAGCGGATATGCCGGTGCTGCAGATCTTCCAGATCGCGTTCAGCCCGGGCCCGGTCCTGCAGTGCAGTCTCATCGTCTTCCTTGCATCTGCGCAGAGTCTCCTGACTTTCCTGCCACTCTTCTGTGCTGAGCACAGCCCCTTCCAGCTTCTCTTCAATATTCCGCAGCTGGAGCGCAACTTCAGCTTCACCGTCACGGTGGGCCCGCACCCGGGCAGCAGCCTCTGCCCGTTCCTCCGGCGCAAGTGCTGCGCCCTCCACCTCGGAGGCGGATTCAAACGCTGAGGTCTGGAGGCAATCCTGCCAAATCGAGACTGCGGCCTCGGAATGCTCACGGGCGGACTCCGCCGCCTGACGGCTGATAGCGGCTTCCTTCACCGCATGCTGTGCCTGTTCTGCTGCCGACCGGTGAACCTGTCTGCTGCTCTCCAGTCCTGTCTGCAGCTCCTGCAGGCGTTTCTCGCATTCTGCCAGCAATGCAGCGGCCGCCCGGCCGCCGGTCCACTGGAGCAGACGCTGCTCCTTCTCCCGCTCCAGTGCTTCTTTGCCTTCAAGCTGCGCGTTCCACTGGGCCAAGTCTCTGTCCAAAGCTGCAATCTCTTCCTGCAGCGCCTGCACGGAAGTGCTCTTGTCATCCAGAAACTTGACACTGATCTCCAGCCGCCCTCTGATTTCCTCAGCCTGCTCATCCTTCTTCAGCATTTCCCGGTAGGCATGTTCGGCTTCATCCGGTGCCAGCTCCGGAAACAGCCGTGACCATTCCTCCCGGAGTTCTCCCAGCTGCCGGTCCAGCTCTCCGGCCTTGGCTGTCAGGCCTTGCAGCCACACTGCTTCGGCTTCCACCGCCGCAGCTTCCTTGTGGCTCAGCTGCTGCTGCTCCTGCAAGGAACGCTGCCACTCTGCTGCAACCCGGCGCAATTCACCGGAACGGGACTTCAGCGCAGAAAATTCAGCTTCCAAGTGGGACAGGGCCTGCTCATCAGGAACTGTGGGGGAACCGGAAGCTGCATCGGGACCCGAAGCAGCCGCAGCCTGCGATGGATCAAACGAGTCCTCGGCTGCTTCAAGGCTGGAATGGACCGGCGGACGCGATAGATCAAAAGAGTCCTGGACTGCTTCATGGCTGGAGGGGGCCGGTGAACGCGATGGGTCAAGAGAGTCCTGGGCAGCTTCATGACTGGAAGGGGCCGTTAAACGCGATGGGTCATAAGAGTTCCGAGCAGCTGCAAGGCTGGAAAGGGCTGCAGAAGCCGTGGTACCGCCGCGCTGCTCCATTCCTGCAGCCGCAGGTGCTGCGAAGGATTCTGCCGCCTCTGCGCCGTATACCTGCTCCAGCCAGGCCACGTCTTGCTCCAGCAGGCTCCGGAACCAATGCCGCGCTTCAAGCGCCCGTCTGCCCAGGGTCCGGGACTGTTCGAGCTGGCGTTCCAGCTCTTCCCGCCCGGCGCTGTCCTCTGCCAGCGCCGGCGCGGGGTGGTGGAGGCTGCCGCAGACCGGACAAGGCTGCCCGTCCTGCAGTTCACTGGCGAGCGACAGGGAGAGCCGGTGCAGCTCTTGGCCTTTGAGCGCCGCCGCAAGCGTACTTCCATGAAGCTCCAGCTGACCGGCGGCGGCCTCTGCTGCGGCCTCCCCGGCCCGCAGCTGTTCCAGGTGCAGCGCTGCGGCGGCGATTCCCCCGCCGCGCTGCGCCTCAAGCGACCGCTGCCGCTCCCCGGCGGCGGCCAGCCGCGCCTCCGCCGCCGCGAGCACCGCGGCGCGCTCGGCGCGTTCACGTTCCGCCGTCTCCCGCTGGGAGGAGGCGGAACGCAGGCCTTGCAGCCGCTGCATGGCTTCCTGCAGCGACTGCCGCTCCTGGGAGCGGACCGCTAACGGCTGCAGGCTCTGCTGCAGCTCGTGCTGGCGCTTTTGGCCCTTGGCCAAAAGCTCACGCTCCCGGGCCATGCTCTCCCGCCGGGCAGCCAGCCCGCGGGAGGCCTCGTCGCGGCGCTCCAGCACCGCCGCGCGCTCGCGCCGCAGCCCGCCGAGCTCAGCTTCCAGCTCGAGCGCGCGGCGGTACGTATCCGCCCCCTGCCGGAGGGCGGGCTCCTCCGCAGCCAGCGCGGCCTGCGCGGCCGCTTCAGCTGCGGCCAGCTCCGCCGCCTTCCGCTCGGCGGCGGCGGCCTGCACCTCCTGGCCCTCCGCGCGGGCCAGGCGGCTCTTCCAGGCCTCTTCCGCGCTGCGCCAGGCTTTCAGCGCGGGCAGCATTTTCTCGGCTTCGTCAGACTTGCCGAGCTTCTGCTCCAGCAGGAGAATGTCCGCCTCCTGCGCGAGCAAAGCCTGGCGCTGCCCCTCGCGCCGGGCGCGCTCGTCCTGCAGCTCGCGGATGCGGGCATAACGTTCCGCCCGCTGCACCGCCTCATCCAGCCGCTTGCGGCAGTCTGCCGCCTGCCGGACCGCTTCCTGCAGCCGTCCGGCGGCAGCCTCAACATCCGCCTTGCCTGCACTGCCCAGCCCCTGCTGCTCGGCTTCCAGCGCCCGCAGGGCGGCTTCATTCTCCTTGACCCGGCGGCTGAGCTTCATCGCCAGCCCGTCGCCATACTGCTCCAGATGAAAAAGACGCTGCAGCATTTGTCTGCGGTCCACGCCGCGCAGCGACAGAAATTCGGCAAATTTCCCCTGCGGCAGTACAACGGCACGGGTGAAGTCATCCATTTTGAGCCCGATATGCTCTTCCACGCACCGGGTAACATCCGCGAGCTTGTCGGCCAGCACATGATCACCGTCTGCGGCAACTTCAATGAAACGGCTGATCGTATTGCTCACTGACTGGTCTCCGGTCCGTTTGAATTTCCGTTCGACCCTGTAACGGCGGGGACCTGAGGAGGAAGTGAGCTCAAAAGTAAAACTAACGCTTAGCTGGTCCTCGGAATGGTTCATGATACCCTGGGTCCCATTGACCGCACGTTCCACCTTTCCGTACATTGCCAGCGTTATCGCGTCCAGCACGCTGGATTTGCCGCTTCCCGTTGGTCCGAAAATACCGAACAGCCCCGTCTCCGTCAGGCTTCCAAAATCAATCTCCTGCTGCTCTCTATAGCTTTGGAGTCCGGCTACTTTTAGTAGAATTGGTTTCACTTCAGTTCTCCTCCCCTTCCGCAGGCTCGCGCCGCTCTTCTTCCGCCAGCTCCAGGAACAGCTCGATCAGGCTGTCCTCAGGCTCTGCCCCGCCGGTCTGCCGCTGATAAAATCTGCGGAACAGCTCCTGCACCGGCATGCGCGAGCGGGCCATCTCCTCAAGCTCCTGCTCCATCTGCGGATAAACCGGGCGGATATGTATAATCCCCTCGCGGGATTTGCGCAGCCGCTGGATATCATTCAGCGACATCGCTTCCGTGAGGCGGAGCTCCAGATCAATAAAAGCTGTGGCGTCCCGGCCTTCATCCAGCCAGCCGTAGACCTCCTGCAAGCCTCCGGAGGACTTCCAGTTCACCAGAGGACGGCCGCAGCGGAGATAAATTTCCTCGAAAGAGGGCTCGCCTCCGGGCGCAACCTCTATCAATGCTACGGACTTCGCCTGGCCGGCTTCGGAGAAGCTGTAGGCCAGCGGCGATCCGCTGTAACGGATCATGCTGTCGCCTTTTACGCGCTGGGCGCGGTGCAGATGCCCAAGCGCTGTATACTGTGCACCGCACGACAACGCTGAAGGATCTACAGTATACGCTCCGCCGACCTGAATAGGCCGCTCGGAGTCACTCTCCACTCCGCCCAGCACATAGATATGGCTCATCGCCAGATTAACGGTCTGGGGCGTGAATTCCCGGCCCAGCAGATT
This genomic interval carries:
- a CDS encoding AAA family ATPase, with amino-acid sequence MKPILLKVAGLQSYREQQEIDFGSLTETGLFGIFGPTGSGKSSVLDAITLAMYGKVERAVNGTQGIMNHSEDQLSVSFTFELTSSSGPRRYRVERKFKRTGDQSVSNTISRFIEVAADGDHVLADKLADVTRCVEEHIGLKMDDFTRAVVLPQGKFAEFLSLRGVDRRQMLQRLFHLEQYGDGLAMKLSRRVKENEAALRALEAEQQGLGSAGKADVEAAAGRLQEAVRQAADCRKRLDEAVQRAERYARIRELQDERARREGQRQALLAQEADILLLEQKLGKSDEAEKMLPALKAWRSAEEAWKSRLARAEGQEVQAAAAERKAAELAAAEAAAQAALAAEEPALRQGADTYRRALELEAELGGLRRERAAVLERRDEASRGLAARRESMARERELLAKGQKRQHELQQSLQPLAVRSQERQSLQEAMQRLQGLRSASSQRETAERERAERAAVLAAAEARLAAAGERQRSLEAQRGGGIAAAALHLEQLRAGEAAAEAAAGQLELHGSTLAAALKGQELHRLSLSLASELQDGQPCPVCGSLHHPAPALAEDSAGREELERQLEQSRTLGRRALEARHWFRSLLEQDVAWLEQVYGAEAAESFAAPAAAGMEQRGGTTASAALSSLAAARNSYDPSRLTAPSSHEAAQDSLDPSRSPAPSSHEAVQDSFDLSRPPVHSSLEAAEDSFDPSQAAAASGPDAASGSPTVPDEQALSHLEAEFSALKSRSGELRRVAAEWQRSLQEQQQLSHKEAAAVEAEAVWLQGLTAKAGELDRQLGELREEWSRLFPELAPDEAEHAYREMLKKDEQAEEIRGRLEISVKFLDDKSTSVQALQEEIAALDRDLAQWNAQLEGKEALEREKEQRLLQWTGGRAAAALLAECEKRLQELQTGLESSRQVHRSAAEQAQHAVKEAAISRQAAESAREHSEAAVSIWQDCLQTSAFESASEVEGAALAPEERAEAAARVRAHRDGEAEVALQLRNIEEKLEGAVLSTEEWQESQETLRRCKEDDETALQDRARAERDLEDLQHRHIRWMELEGERAEHAALQDRLSKLQTVLRGNAFVEYIAEEQLMQVCQAASQRLRFLSKQRYALEVDSGGGFVIRDDGNGGVRRPVSTLSGGETFLTSLSLALALSAQIQLRGQYPLQFFFLDEGFGTLDPDLLDTVITSLERLHNDQLSVGIISHVPELRARLPRKLVVIPAEQGGGGSRIILEKM
- a CDS encoding exonuclease SbcCD subunit D; translation: MRILHTGDWHLGRTLEGRSRQKEQEQFIDELVEIADAAQADLILMAGDVYDSVNPPAAAEQLFYDAAARLTADGRPLVVISGNHDQPERVASVSPLVRRQGIALVGMPTSEPVTVHAARTGEVAKIAALPYPSEARLGELLAGDAGEDELRLAYSARVGRLMNLLGREFTPQTVNLAMSHIYVLGGVESDSERPIQVGGAYTVDPSALSCGAQYTALGHLHRAQRVKGDSMIRYSGSPLAYSFSEAGQAKSVALIEVAPGGEPSFEEIYLRCGRPLVNWKSSGGLQEVYGWLDEGRDATAFIDLELRLTEAMSLNDIQRLRKSREGIIHIRPVYPQMEQELEEMARSRMPVQELFRRFYQRQTGGAEPEDSLIELFLELAEEERREPAEGEEN